The Glycine soja cultivar W05 chromosome 6, ASM419377v2, whole genome shotgun sequence genome has a window encoding:
- the LOC114415351 gene encoding uncharacterized protein LOC114415351 has protein sequence MDGKSKPESLGVYINDDFLDNLPTLFPFGSLHDGFEEANLMESFNFQADLPTQNIQETISNLSVVPAPLEGLTLEGAVSSIEGQDMNQTGYLNQFHDMQNEDMLALQGIHHYDEQNPSNPLVSNITKNNNFNGVNNQASPYPASFHRNPVLTWPRIETGFSSGQLVTPKRPKLFPPRNNHIHISNSHAACNSRWSRPFNTMQNQQVGHATTSNSFLPRSLVPATSQGVPNQISKYNRRMNTPNLQRQSNTSWQRHRVAEIAPVLRTTQQPSEAIRRILNMNPTRTVTYNVLPARQNQNGNVQMGRGTCNYDLSNQLLSLRKQRRYEPSRCGRPQKRPVEESSSQHQKVSSKSGKAATNPTSQQEQRTPDSVVNRDQNVIPANPPAAPRHFVNTVYDMEFERKGIPIDPHLRLFKPPPPPPPPPPPPENESA, from the exons ATGGATGGGAAGTCTAAGCCAGAAAGCCTTGGTGTGTACATTAACGACGACTTCCTAGATAACCTACCAACACTTTTTCCTTTCGGTAGTCTCCATGATGGTTTTGAAGAGGCGAATTTAATGGAATCTTTTAACTTTCAAGCTGATCTTCCTACCCAAAATATTCAGGAAACAATTTCCAATCTGAGTGTTGTTCCTGCACCTCTC gaGGGATTGACGTTGGAAGGGGCTGTTTCATCTATAGAAGGACAAGATATGAACCAAACTGGTTACTTGAACCAATTTCATGACATGCAAAATGAGGATATGCTTGC GCTTCAAGGCATTCATCATTATGACGAGCAAAACCCAAGCAATCCATTGGTATCGAATATAAccaaaaacaataatttcaatGGTGTCAATAACCAGGCATCCCCTTATCCAGCATCGTTCCACCGAAACCCA GTACTGACATGGCCAAGGATTGAAACAGGGTTTTCAAGTGGACAACTTGTAACACCTAAAAGACCTAAGTTATTCCCTCCTCGCAACAATCATATTCATATCAGTAACTCTCATGCTGCGTGCAATTCAAG gtGGTCCCGACCATTCAATACCATGCAGAATCAACAAGTAGGCCATGCGACTACAAGCAATTCCTTTCTACCCAGATCTTTAGTGCCTGCTAC gTCCCAAGGAGTGCCAAATCAGATTAGCAAATACAATCGAAGGATGAACACTCCTAATCTACAACGGCAGAGTAACACAAGTTGGCAGAGACATAGGGTGGCTGAGATTGCACCAGTTTTGAG GACGACACAACAACCTTCCGAAGCAATCCGAAGAATACTCAACATGAATCCAACAAGAACAGTTACATACAATGTTCTTCCCGCTCGGCAAAATCAAAATGGGAATGTGCAAATGGGAAGG GGGACGTGTAATTATGATCTAAGTAACCAACTGTTGTCACTGAGAAAG CAAAGACGTTATGAACCATCACGCTGTGGTCGTCCCCAGAAACGTCCGGTAGAGGAGTCGTCTTCTCAACATCAAAAG GTTTCTTCAAAAAGTGGGAAAGCTGCAACAAACCCTACATCCCAACAAGAACAAAGGACTCCTGACAGTGTAGTTAATAGAGATCAAAACGTCATACCTGCCAATCCCCCCGCTGCTCCTAG GCATTTTGTAAACACTGTTTATGACATGGAATTTGAGAGGAAGGGTATTCCCATTGACCCTCATCTCCGATTATTCAAAcccccaccaccaccaccaccaccaccaccaccaccag AGAACGAAAGTGCCTAG